Proteins from a genomic interval of Ptychodera flava strain L36383 chromosome 7, AS_Pfla_20210202, whole genome shotgun sequence:
- the LOC139137534 gene encoding sperm-associated antigen 7 homolog, whose product MADLLGNILGSMEKPPSVGDKEKKLAKQRKKELEKLQAEDKKRKTEFRVKIEKEINDFINDSAKTRLKYEPMDRVYRSIVHDVAEVAGLTTFSFGERDDNRYMIVFKKEFAPTDEELAAYRSGKIIDPEEAREIYKTKAASSKEDCQISSTHEKDFVPTTNYRDKYKKLIGEDAAKDAARTLEANKQFGFVPSANKRDKRSVEEMMNDIRAKKKQKQAEESTEQPSSSTD is encoded by the exons ATGGCGGACTTACTCGGAAATATCCTGGGCTCAATGGAAAAACCTCCTTCGGTGGGGGACAAGGAGAAGAAATTGGCAAAAC aaagaaaaaaagaacttGAAAAGCTTCAAGCAGAAGACAAGAAGAGGAAAACTGAGTTCAGAGTAAAGATCGAAAAGGAAATCAATGACTTTATAAATGACAGTGCCAAAACAAGGCTGAAATATGAACCAATGGACAGAGTCTATAGGAGCATTGT ACATGATGTTGCTGAAGTAGCAGGTCttacaacattttcatttggtGAGAGAGATGATAACAGATACATGATCGTTTTCAAAAAG GAATTTGCACCAACCGATGAAGAGTTAGCAGCTTACCGAAGTGGAAAAATAATTGACCCAGAAGAAGCAAgggaaatttacaaaacaaaa GCAGCTAGTTCCAAAGAAGACTGTCAAATTTCAAGTACGCATGAAAAGGATTTTGTGCCAACAACAAATTATCGAGATAAATACAAGAAACTAATCGGTGAAGATGCAGCCAAAGATGCAGCTCGTACTCTAGAAGCAAATAAACAATTTGGATTTG TTCCTAGTGCTAACAAAAGAGACAAGAGATCAGTTGAAGAGATGATGAACGACATTAGGGCaaagaagaaacaaaaacaagctGAGGAAAGTACAGAACAGCCTTCATCTTCCACAGACTGA
- the LOC139137533 gene encoding protein rtoA-like, with the protein MPQKQALSQQPESLPRPASHFSQTSQQISRELGGSRLRTVFPEKTGDTNRDSNPPLNQVEDMNGDLMEQPRNISNSTTQMNSEIDRSIVGTPSPSLSPSSQHTGGDISPFNEARHAAYLESLRKSPGFTYSSRAMFDVGKANPGSQQIADKSKHVHPESNASNEFETPFFQSAFDVPFGQAEFGNSQQDDNHTRSNGSNSGNTGPQSIFGSASPTLPLPGESTNGGSIFSQGEQPSSNQESTSAFAMFGFNNTEDNSSTSSSAFSFNFGGGGDNSPNTSSGGFSLF; encoded by the exons ATGCCACAAAAGCAAGCTCTAAGTCAACAACCAGAAAGCCTGCCGCGTCCAGCCAGTCATTTCAGTCAAACCTCTCAACAAATAAGTCGAGAACTTGGTGGCAGCAGATTACGTACTGTGTTCCCTGAGAAGACTGGAGACACTAATCGTGACTCAAATCCTCCTCTGAATCAAGTGGAAGATATGAATG GTGATCTCATGGAACAGCCAAGGAATATTTCCAATTCAACAACCCAAATGAATTCTGAAATAGACAGGTCAATAGTAGGGACGCCATCACCTTCACTATCACCATCATCACAGCACACAGGTGGTGATATCAGTCCATTTAATGAAGCAAGACATGCAGCATATCTTGAGTCCCTGAGGAAGTCACCTGGATTTACCTATTCCAGCAGAGCAATGTTTGATGTTGGGAAAGCCAATCCTGGAAGTCAACAG ATTGCTGACAAGTCAAAGCATGTGCATCCTGAAAGTAATGCCAGCAATGAATTTGAAACACCTTTCTTCCAGTCTGCCTTTGATGTA CCATTTGGCCAAGCAGAGTTTGGCAATTCCCAACAAG ATGATAACCATACTCGGAGCAATGGTTCAAATTCTGGAAACACTGGTCCTCAAAGCATTTTTGGATCAGCTTCTCCAACACTGCCTTTGCCTGGTGAATCAACAAACGGAG GGTCAATATTTAGTCAAGGTGAACAGCCGTCCTCCAATCAGGAAAGCACCAGTGCCTTTGCAATGTTTGGCTTTAACAATACAGAAGACAATTCCAGCACAAGTAGTTCTGCAttcagctttaattttgggGGTGGTGGAGATAATTCACCAAACACTTCAAGTGGAGGTTTCAGTCTTTTCTGA